The following coding sequences are from one Nicotiana tabacum cultivar K326 chromosome 1, ASM71507v2, whole genome shotgun sequence window:
- the LOC107805360 gene encoding polyphenol oxidase E, chloroplastic-like (The RefSeq protein has 2 substitutions, 1 non-frameshifting indel compared to this genomic sequence), which yields MASSSTLPLCANKTPSSSFTNTNTNSSFFAKPSQLFLHGKRNQNFKFSRNANSGEHDKNLDAVDRRNVLLGLGGLYGAANLAPLATAAPIPPPDLKSCSKAHINDKEEVSYSCCPPIPSDMDSVPYYKFPSMPKLRIRPAAHAADEEYIAKYQLATSRMRELDKDPFDPLGFKQQANIHCAYCNGAYKIGGKELQVHFSWLFFPFHRWYLYFYERILGSLINDPTFGLPYWNWDHPKGMRIPPMFDREGSSLYDARRNQSHRNGTIIDLGFFGTEVQTTQLQQMTNNLTIMYRQMITNAPCPLLFFGQPYPLGTDPSPGMGTIENIPHTPAHIWVGSRPDENNVKHGEDMGNFYSAGLDPLFYSHHANVDRMWSEWKALGGKRRDLTHKDWLNSEFFFYDENRNPFRVKVRDCLDSKKMGFDYAPMPTPWRNFKPIRKSNAGKVNLSSVPPASKVFPLSKLDRAISFSIDRPSSSRTQQEKNEQEEMLTFNNIKYDDSKYIRFDVFLNVDKTVNADELDKAEYAGSYTSLPHVHGDNVSHVTSVTFQLAITELLEDIGLEDEDTIAVTVVPKTGGEEISIEGVEIKLVDC from the coding sequence atggcttcttcttcttctactttacCTTTATGCGCCAATAAAACTCCCTCTTCTTCCTTCACCAACACCAACACCAACTCATCTTTCTTTGCAAAACCCTCTCAGCTATTCCTTCATGGAAAACGTAACCAAAATTTCAAGTTCTCATGCAATGCCAACAGTGGCGAGCATGACAAAAACCTTGACGCTGTTGACAGGAGGAATGTCCTCTTGGGTTTAGGAGGGCTGTATGGCGCAGCTAATCTTGCGCCATTAGCTACTGCTGCTCCTATACCACCTCCTGATCTCAAATCTTGTAGCAAAGCCCATATAAATGACAAAGAGGAGGTTTCATACAGTTGTTGCCCCCCTATCCCAAGTGATATGGACAGTGTTCCCTATTACAAGTTTCCTTCTATGCCCAAACTCCGTATTCGGCCCGCTGCTCATGCTGCTGATGAGGAGTACATTGCTAAATACCAGTTAGCCACTAGTCGAATGAGGGAACTTGACAAAGACCCATTTGACCCTCTTGGCTTCAAGCAACAAGCCAATATCCATTGTGCTTATTGCAACGGTGCTTACAAAATTGGTGGCAAAGAGCTACAAGTGCATTTCTCATGgctttttttcccttttcataGATGGTACTTGTACTTCTATGAGAGAATCTTGGGCTCTTTAATTAATGATCCTACTTTTGGTTTGCCATATTGGAACTGGGACCATCCCAAGGGCATGCGTATACCTCCCATGTTCGATCGTGAAGGGTCTTCCCTTTACGACGCAAGACGTAACCAAAGTCACCGTAATGGAACCATAATTGATCTTGGTTTTTTCGGTACAGAAGTTCAAACAACTCAACTACAGCAGATGACTAATAACTTAACTATAATGTATCGTCAAATGATAACTAATGCTCCTTGCCCGTTGCTCTTCTTTGGTCAGCCTTACCCTCTAGGAACTGATCCCAGTCCAGGGATGGGGACTATTGAAAACATCCCTCATACTCCTGTCCACATTTGGGTTGGTAGTAGGCCTGATGAGAATAATGTAAAACACGGTGAGGATATGGGTAATTTTTACTCGGCCGGTTTAGACCCGCTTTTCTATTCCCATCACGCCAATGTGGACCGGATGTGGTCCGAGTGGAAAGCCTTAGGAGGGAAAAGAAGGGATCTCACACACAAAGATTGGTTGAACTCGGAGTTCTTTTTCTACGATGAAAACCGCAACCCGTTCCGTGTGAAAGTCCGTGACTGTTTGGACAGTAAGAAAATGGGCTTCGATTACGCACCGATGCCAACCCCATGGCGTAATTTTAAGCCAATAAGGAAGAGCAATGCAGGGAAGGTGAATCTAAGTTCAGTTCCGCCAGCCAGTAAGGTGTTCCCACTCTCAAAGCTGGACAGAGCCATTTCATTTTCCATCGATAGGCCATCTTCGTCAAGGACCCAACAGGAGAAAAACGAACAAGAGGAGATGCTAACGTTCAACAACATAAAGTATGACGATAGCAAGTATATAAGGTTCGATGTGTTCCTCAACGTGGATAAGACTGTGAATGCAGACGAGCTTGACAAGGCGGAGTATGCGGGGAGTTACACCAGCTTGCCACATGTTCATGGAGATAATGTGTCTCATGTTACTTCTGTAACTTTCCAGTTGGCCATCACTGAACTGTTGGAGGATATTGGGTTGGAAGATGAAGACACCATTGCGGTAACTGTGGTTCCAAAGACAGGTGGCGAAGAGATCTCCATTGAAGGTGTCGAGATTAAGCTTGTCGATTGTTAA